TCCCTATACCGCTGTAAATAAGCGACTTCCGCCAACTTGTTGAAAAACACCCGTCAAGCTATTTTGTCAGGTGTTTTTTTATGGGTACTTTTGCGGGAAATTATAACTTACGAATCATGAGATGGCACAGCCCACATAAAAAGAGAAAAAAGAAGAGAAAAAACAGACAAAGCTTACAATCATATAAGAAAACAACAGGGAATCAGAGAAAAAGAAAAGTTTATATGAATAGGGCTAAAAGCAAGAGAATAAAAAATATAATAAAACCCTTTATGGACAGAAAAAAAATAGTAATTGATTATACAAGCATAAGAAAGAGTACTGTAATAATGCAATCTTGCCTAACAGCAAACTTGAATTTTGATATTGTTTGGATATTTTATTATGACGAAACAAATAATTTTAAAAAATTACACATAAAAGATAGAGATGATTTCAATACAAATATTGAAAACAATTTTGTCTTAGGAGGATTATGCCACGATAAATCTATTGAAATTGATGAAACTTTAATTTTCTCAAATATTCCACTTCAAAAAACGGCAAAAGAAGTTAAGCTAAAGCACATTGCAAGTGGCAACTTTATGGATATGTTAAAATCAACAAAATTGACGACCTTTCTGGAAAACATAATATCATTGCCCTTGTTTTTACATTATCAGTCATTTAATCCTCTCTACTATTCCCTTGTAGATATAATAGATTCAAATATTGATAAGAAGTACATTTCACAAAATAGAGTCTTGAAAGCCACCATATATGATGTTTTAAAGAATAACATAAATAAAGCAAAAGAACTCATAAAAGACTATGGTTATCCAAATATCAAAAATGATGATGTGAAAAAATTTATCCATGACCTTATTATATTAACAACAAAAGAACTGAAAAAAGCTTCATTCATCGGAGACAAAATGCGATTGAATATACTATTAGATTTTTTAAACGATACTAAAGATATAGACGAACTTGTCTTCTTGTCTGATGAAGACGAATATGTCATGATAAAACAACTTAATGAATTATACGCACAAAATTTGGCAATGTTTATCAATTCCGAACATATATTTGACAACGAAACTGATATTCAAGAGAATTTTGATAAAGTCAGAATGACATATCAAGATAAAGAGATATGTAATTTCTCTTTTACAGATTCGCAATCAAGTATATTGGTACAAGCATCTGATGTTATCATTGGGATAGTTGGAAAATTGTTTTCATTTATAAGGTCAATTGATATATTATCAATATATAATATAACTGACGGCTTGAATGATACTCAAATAAAGAATTTAGATTTACTATTAACTTTGTACAATAAGTCTTTAAGTCAAAATCCAAGTTTCTTCAATAGTATAGATAGTGATAGTGAGCTGGCAAAGCTAAACGCGCTCAATAAGACGAGAGGATTTGCTTAATTTTTTTCTTTCCATTCAAAATTTGCAAGCATGAAAAAGGCATGCTATATATAATGAATAATTTATGAATACATTTATAGATGAAGCTGGAAATACGGGTAGTGATTTAAAACAGGAGAAGCAGCCTTTTTTTGTTCTTTCAGCCATAACATTAGCGGAAACAAATATGAAAATCGTTTTAGATGAATTGGAATTACAGTTTGCTAATAATAAAGAAAAAGAAGAAGTCGAAATAAAGGCAGCCAAATGGTCGAAATCTGCAAAAAAGGCAAAGGCATTACAAAGTATAATAGAGAAATTTGTAACATCAGGTGGACATATCTCTGTTGTTATTATAGAAAAAAGATATATGATTTCAGCCATGATTGTAGATAACTTCTTCGATCCAATATATAATGATATCAAAGACTACAAATGGCTAAATGATACTGATGAAAAAATAAAAGCGGTAAACTATTTTTACTCAAAACTAACGGATGATATCATATATAAATTATGGTCTTCTATTCAGAATTTGAATGAAAATGAGTTACGTAAGATTCTTGATGATACTGCTAAAGCCATAGACAATAAAGAGTATATTGATTTACTTCATGGAGCCAATAGTCATATTCCTGAATTAATAAACGGGCTAGATTTAACCGAATATGCAAACCGTAATGGGTTTAATAATAGTGCAATTCGTTCTCCTAATTATACAGCATTCCCATGTGTTATGAATCCGGTAATACTTCATTGTAGAGCATTACAGAAAAAAACATCTATCGTATTCGATAACGCAGTAGAATTTAATCATAGTTACGAGCATATATATAGTATCTTTTCTCGTATGAATATAGATATACCAACACCTAATGGGGTTATGTACTCATGGAAAGACGTTGAGAAATTTTGTATTGCTAAATCTGAAGATGAAAAAGGATTACAGATAGCAGATATTGTTTCATCATCTGTAAACCAGTTAATGATGAAAACCTTAAGTGGAGCAAAAATATCAAATTATGACTTATTCAATGCGGCATTGCTCATGCTACTTGATAGAGAGTATAAAAGTGTTTGGTATGTAGTTTCCACTCCGTTTTATAAAAAATATTT
This Dysgonomonadaceae bacterium PH5-43 DNA region includes the following protein-coding sequences:
- a CDS encoding hypothetical protein (product_source=Hypo-rule applied; cath_funfam=3.90.1430.10; pfam=PF12686; superfamily=53062) is translated as MNTFIDEAGNTGSDLKQEKQPFFVLSAITLAETNMKIVLDELELQFANNKEKEEVEIKAAKWSKSAKKAKALQSIIEKFVTSGGHISVVIIEKRYMISAMIVDNFFDPIYNDIKDYKWLNDTDEKIKAVNYFYSKLTDDIIYKLWSSIQNLNENELRKILDDTAKAIDNKEYIDLLHGANSHIPELINGLDLTEYANRNGFNNSAIRSPNYTAFPCVMNPVILHCRALQKKTSIVFDNAVEFNHSYEHIYSIFSRMNIDIPTPNGVMYSWKDVEKFCIAKSEDEKGLQIADIVSSSVNQLMMKTLSGAKISNYDLFNAALLMLLDREYKSVWYVVSTPFYKKYFDMQLNESSKLN
- a CDS encoding hypothetical protein (product_source=Hypo-rule applied; superfamily=48097); the encoded protein is MRWHSPHKKRKKKRKNRQSLQSYKKTTGNQRKRKVYMNRAKSKRIKNIIKPFMDRKKIVIDYTSIRKSTVIMQSCLTANLNFDIVWIFYYDETNNFKKLHIKDRDDFNTNIENNFVLGGLCHDKSIEIDETLIFSNIPLQKTAKEVKLKHIASGNFMDMLKSTKLTTFLENIISLPLFLHYQSFNPLYYSLVDIIDSNIDKKYISQNRVLKATIYDVLKNNINKAKELIKDYGYPNIKNDDVKKFIHDLIILTTKELKKASFIGDKMRLNILLDFLNDTKDIDELVFLSDEDEYVMIKQLNELYAQNLAMFINSEHIFDNETDIQENFDKVRMTYQDKEICNFSFTDSQSSILVQASDVIIGIVGKLFSFIRSIDILSIYNITDGLNDTQIKNLDLLLTLYNKSLSQNPSFFNSIDSDSELAKLNALNKTRGFA